GGGAGAGAAGAGCCTGCCATGTCCATGGATGCCAGTGGGAAGATCATGTGGGCCAAACACGCTGAGATACAGCAGGCTAATCTCAAGAGCATGGGAGGTAAGATTTACAAATTGATCTCATTCACTTGGGATGCGTTTTTGGCGATTGTAACCAATAAATGTTTCGGTCGAATGGCCAGTGATTAAGCAAAGGCCATTTCAAACCTTTCATTTATCAATTGTCCATTATTATTGCACGTCAAAAGGATAAAACACAAAACCATATTCTTAATCAATCaatccaaaattattattaaagttgTTGTATATCTGTTGAAGTGATGCTTTAAATTGTCTTCCTTCTGTTGCTCTTAGATCTAGAAACGAAAGACGGTGAGCGATTGCCTCTTGCCATAAAGGACATGGGAAGTTGTGATGTATACCCACAAACAGTCAGCCACAACCCTAACGGAAGGTCAGAACCAATATCACTAGTTTTAggttttgtaaagtttttgGCTCCTTttgcctttgtgttttgttgttgttccttTTGCTTTTAACCttcatttcttttaaaatttttttgttatactcACTTTACCTAtggtagttttattgtatattgaccccttgcacgcgcgtcacacgcggcaactgatgccacgctcaccatgttggtggtcaataggtttacgtgtaaacgccgcgccgcctaaaatgcgcactttactgaacaacacacgttgacattgaccaccaaaatggcgcatccaagattattctgatgatgacgtcagatgaaatgggtcaatatagccattttttatacatttgtaaATTGGTTttcacaggcatgatattcttcctacttcagtctgtttttggtttgtttagCCCTTGGAAAATAATCAAGATTCTTGTTattttaaagcctacaccatgcgTACATGCTAGGTCAACCCCCGCACTCCATAAAGTGTCTGGAAACGTTTGCAGTACTACTAATACCATGTACAGTACATCTCTATTGAAGACATTCAGAGAATCAAGATataaatttttttcttcatcagaACACCACCCATGTAAATGGTGTCACCCTGGCTCTTGTGCTCATTCAACGCAGAGCTTTTAGTCGCAATCTTCTTCATTTGTTACTCATATTTAGTTGAGTTCAATTTCTATTTTCGTTTGATTTGACTGTATTGTTGTTACCAAGCTTTGTACCAttaaatatttctgtattgaccgatttcacctgacgtcatcatcagaaaaatcttgaatgcgccttactggtgggcaatttcactgtgcgttttcatatattaTAAACTCTATgccgtgcgttatgcagtgaagtgtgcattttaggcgacgcggcgttaatacacgtaaacctaactgcccaccaacatggtgagcgtggcatcattcgccgcgtgtgacgcgctgGCAAGGGGTCAGTTTGTAATTTGCTTCTTCTATTTGTCCTTAGTGTGATTCTTTTGCTCCAAATGATCTTCCAGGCAAAATTTGTCATAATTTATCAATTTCTAACAATCATTCCAACCTCACAGTCTCATCGATGTCAATTTCCTCACATTTTGTTAAGAGTTCTTGGACTCTGAATCTATGAAAGCTcaatgtgtatttgtttttttattcctgTAGATTTGTCGTCGTGTGCGGTGATGGAGAGTACATTATCTACACAGCCATGGCACTCCGTAATAAAAGCTTTGGATCCGCCCTGGAGTTTGTGTGGTCACACGATTCGTCGGAGTAAGTAGATTCTGATTTTAAAAGATGTAGCCCTAAAGGGTTGGTTCTTAGTGAATACGAGTGCATCTTTATCACTCTCCTCTAAACATCTTAGATTACTGTTTCAAACCTCAGTGGCTGGAATTGCATCTTTGAGAAGGCAAGGTTATCTTCatcttgcaaagggcacttccattggaaaatcttaaagtctagaGGACGCTTTTGACTAAGGGCAAGACCACAGTCAAGACCAGGGCATCAAAGACcatggcacttccattggaaaatcttaaagtctagaGGACGCTTTTTACTAAGGGCAAGACCACagtcaagaccagggcaacaaagaccatggcacttccattggaaaatcttaaagtctagaGGACGCTTTTGACTAAGGGCAAGACCACagtcaagaccagggcaacaaagaccatggcacttccattggaaaatcttaaagtctagaGGACGCTTTTGACTAAGGGCAAGACCACagtcaagaccagggcaacaaagACCGTTAGCAGTTTTCATGTGGAGTTCTTTTCCTCGTTTCAGGTATGCAACGCGTGAAAGCAACACTCTCGTCAAAACCTACAAAAActtcaaagaaaagaaaacgtTCAAGCCAGACTTTGGCGCTGAAGGTATATACGGAGGTCACCTCCTCGGTGTCCGCTCCAGCAGTGGTTTAGCCTTCTATGATTGGGACACGACGGAACTGATACGTAGAATTGAAATCATTCCCAGACAGGTAAGCCATTCCTTGCTTTATTATTTCTGCTTTTGGTGTTATAGTTACTCGATTTGCTTTGTAATTTGTGTGTGATATTTGTATACTCtctgcattaaagacactggacactattggtaattgtcaaagaccagtcttctcacttggtgtatctcgacataatatgcataaaataacaaacctgtgaaaatttaagctcactcggtcatcaaagttgggagataataatgaaagaaaaaaaagccctttccacacagttgtgtgctttcagatgcttgatttcgagacctcaagttctaactctgaggtctcgaaatcaaattcgtggagaattactctGAAATGACtccacttaagagggagccgtttctcacaatgttttatactatcaacctctccccattacttgttaccaagtgaggttttatgctgataattattttgagtaattcccaatagtgtccactgcctttaatgtatgtGCCTCAAAATACCACTGTTGTCAGATTGTCAAGTATGAGTTGGTTGTCTCAAGAAACAGTCAAACAGTAGAGgagggttaataataataacctaaGTCTCATCCCTCTCCTCTGTAGGTATACTGGTCTGAGAACGGAGAGCTGGCTTGCATCGCTACCGACGAGTCCTTCTTCATCCTCAAATTCAGCACAGAGGCCGTTGCTGCTGCACAAGAAACAAACGAGGGTATCACAGAGGATGGGATTGAAGAAGCATTCGAGGTAATAATGCATAAGTGCATAGATCGTGTCAAGCGGCAAAGAATGGATCCTTTTAAATACATAGATTCTCACCCTTTAGATCTATCTATTAATTatgttttggggttgaacattaaacaaaatgactagagcaggatttgaaccaatgacctctggattaaaggcagtggacattattgttaattgtcaaagaccatacttctcacttagtgtatctcaacatatgcataaaataacaaacctgtgaaaatttgagtccAATGCACAGTTTTGACCTAGGAGGCTACTTTACAAACGGGCTTAGCGCGGGGCCTTGGGTTGTTATACTTGATTATTCAATGtgtctgtttgttgttgttgttgttgttgacaggTTGTAGGGGAGATCGAAGAAATTGTCAAGACCGGTCTGTGGGTCGGCGACTGCTTCATTTACACCAACTCACTCAATCGTCTCAACTACTACGTTGGTGGAGAGATTGTCACCATCTCTCATCTTGATCGGTAAGGCTCAACCAGATACTTTTCATTCTGCTTTCATTTTGGTCTAGGGGGTGGTTTGATAGACACTTGCCTGCaggcttcgtttttgaaagggaaaggacaccaaggcattttctcctaggtcaagggtaccctatgaggaaattgtaaattactactggagcatttcaagggcaccaaggcaatgaccagggcgcaTGGAGACAATCAAACTCAATGCCTCTGTGGAGGATCAGGCCTGAGAACCATTTGGCGCAACCCCCATCTTGGCCTTGGCCAATCATGGCAGCATGCCCAAAAGTTGGAACAATTGGCTGTAaaaatgtggggaaaaaaatcgcTCTACAAGATGTTGCATAGCTGCTGCCATTTGCATTGAAACCACAGATACttcaaaacttaaaggcagtggacactattggtaattttcaaagaccagtcttctcacttggtgtatctcaacataagcataaaataacaaacctgtgaaaatttgagctcaatcggtcatcgaacttgcgagataataatgaaagaaaaaaagaaaaccttgtcacacgaagttgtgtgcgtttagatggttgattttgagacctcaagttctaaatctgaggtctcgaaatcaaattacttctttctcaaaaactatggcacttcagagggagccgtttctaacaatgttttataccatcaacctcgccccattactcgtcaccaagaaaggttatatgctaataattattttgagtaattactaatattgtccactgcttttaatcaCTGTAAGTTAATCACCCAGAAGCTTGAAGAAAACTGTATAGACAAGGGTACTTGCAATAAACAAGAAACTGGAGTTAAACTCCTTCTCTTTCTCCCATAATAAGTGTTACAAGTACACATGACctatggctttatgtcccatctgatGGACAGAGTAATTATGgtcaagtatcttgctcaaggacacaagagtCATGACCAGCCAggcagggattcgaacccacactgaaCCCACACTTAAAAAAATGGTGCACTACACCGGTTGGTTATGATGGTCGATATAAACTTTTGTCTCATCTCACAGAGTGATGTACCTCCTCGGCTACATCGCCAAGGACAACCGTCTGTACCTCGGCGACAAGGAACTCAACATCGTCAGCTACTCAATCCTCCTCTCCGTCTTGGAGTACCAGACGGCCGTCATGAGACGAGACTTTGAGACGGCCGATAAGGTGCTGCCGACAGTCCCGAAGGAACAGCGGACCCGGGTAGCTCACTTCTTGGAGAAGCAGGGCTTCAAGTCCCAGGCGCTGGCCGTGTCGTGCGACCCTGAGCACAGGTTTGAGTTGGCGCTGCAGCTGGGTGAACTTAAGACGGCGTATGATTTAGCGCTTGAGTCTGAGGTACGTCTTTCACTTTAGAACAGTAATACTCTTTCTGATAAAGATTTGATTTGCATTTGTAAGCTTTAGGCTTTTTTCATTATGGGCAATTTAGcattctttattgttttttttaagccgTGCAAATAAAGTCAGTTGATCatcgtatgtacatgtaaatgtatgtacatgggatttgaggtattgcatggtgaggtatcaatatatatttgttttgtggtaacaccacTGACTAGactgactagagcaagctagtcggaGAGCTGACACTATGTAAGAACTCGCTCTGCGTTAGTGCAGTTaaaacgatcctataagctaaagtagtagtccctgccAATTTTCTACTTTTCCGCCCAGGTAGTCgttgaaaagcaggacagttcttttcagaactgagaagtatcCCGAAAATCGGAAAATCttctccgtggtagtagaacaTATATAGCAAAACagttttctaaagaaaaaaagtctacctggcaagtagacacacacatggtgttaccgcaaaccatataCAATTGAATCTATTTTGCAAATTGCTTTAGCTGAAAGTGTGCTTGGAGATTTGCCCAGAATGTAGATCCCAAGTTTGTTCTGCGGTGGTGTTTTCAGGACTTTCTGCACctgcgatcaccattctttgctaaTACAGGGCAAACGCAGTTTCTTGGAGTGCCTAGTTTCTTGGAGTATGGATGTGCATAGCAAAAATATCCTACTAACCTGACTAACCTGACTTCTTGTCTAACCTAATTTTCTTGTCACTATTCCATCTTGTCTTCAGGCTGAAACTAACTGGAAACAACTGGCTGAACTTGCAACTGCCAAATGTGAGTTCAAACTGGCTCAAGAGTGTCTCCACAGAGCTCAAGACTTCGGCGGGCTGTTGCTGCTTGCCAGCTGCTCTGGGGACGGGGAGATGGTCTCCAAGCTGGCCGACACGGCCAACGAGAAGGACAAAAACAACGTGGGATTCTTGGCGTATTTCATGCAGGGAAAGTaagtaaattgttttgttttaaagacactggacacctttggtaattgtcaaagaccagtcttctcacttggtgtatctcaaatttgtattaagtaacaaacctgtgaaaatttgaactcaactggtcgtcgaagttgggagataataatggaagaaaaaaaacccttgtcacacgaagttgtgtgttttcagatgcttgatttcgggacctcaaattctaattctgaggtctcgaaatcaaattcgtgtaaaataacttctttttccaaaactacatttttttagagggagccgtttctcacaatcattTAAACTATCCATTGCGTGTTACctagtaagattttatgctaacagttaatttgagtaattacaaatagtgtccactgcctttgatgaTTGTTGTTGCTGTGAAGGCTTGTCTCTTTCACTTGAGCACTTTATAAATGAATAATTTGTGTggtgtttattttcttcttctagGATTGAGGAGTGTCTAGCCTTACTGTGTAAGTCAGGTCGCTACCCAGAAGCTGCCTTCTTCGCCAGGACGTACATGCCAAGCAAGATATCGGAGTAAGTATGTTGTTTCAAGGTTGAGCGGGTAAGCTCAACGGACTCGAGTCTCGGTGGCTGAGTCACCGGAATGTGGGTTGGAATCCTGGTTATGACACGTGTGCACTTGAGCAAGACCCTTAAGGGGCGGACACACAGGCATCAACAAAGAGAGCATAAATGAGAACATTAACAATGCACGCACgtcgccctcgattggttgaatggaccttatgcattgacgtcatccagccgatATCTAAGGGGAAAagcggtgacgaaacaatcgagacgcacagatttgACGCCCGGCGTACAGtgttggccaatgaacaacctcctttttacctctaggtgagggcgccctactgaaatgacgtcttgtgcataaggtctataagtGTACGCGTATTCTGCGCGGAGCAATTTAACcgatagaatgcgttctctcgGTGTCGTTATCGgttttttgttatcgctgcagtgtgactggccctttaactataattgcttcttatGCCCCCCAGGAGTCAGTGGGTGCCCgtgagggtagagattgtttgTGTGAATGATTAGCAGCCTGTCTGCCCACTTGGCTGCCGATGCTGCATAATACTAAGGAGTTGCGATGGTTTCAGGAGTGCTTAGTGTTAGAAGCTTTGAGAGGCCTACTTGGATTGAAAAAGTGCTTACTAAATATCACAATTTGTGGTTATTATTAGCATTACTATTGTCgttgttttttatataagtttttGTTCATTTTCCCCCTCCCATTTCTTAGGTGCTTTGTTCTTTGAATACGTAGCCCTGAAAAAgtgcatacaaaatattaacatttgtattattatcatcattattatggttgatttgttttctcCCTCCCATTTCTTAGGTGCTTTGTTCTTTGAATACGTAGCCCTGAAAAAGTGCATACAAAATACTAACATttgtattattatcatcattattatggttgatttgttttccccttCCCTTTCTTAGGTGCTCTGTTCTTTGTATACGTGGCTTGAAAAAGTGCATACAAAATATTAGCATCTGTattatttccccccccccctttgtaaGGTGCTTTTTTCTTTGTATAGCGCCATATAAATGCTTAGTATTGCGATTGAGTTCTCAACCATGTTTGAATAGTGTGTACATTTATAGATGTTGAGAAATCTGCTTCCTAGGCCTagagtacatgtagatgttattTGAAAGCTCATAGGGGCATGTCACACAAggaaatttacaggcaaccagttgcagacaatctccaagaaaaaaaaattccactcGCATTTGAATGTTCAGATACTGTTTGAACAAAATTGATGTGCTGGAAAAGTGATcccgtagcatgcactgcagttgaaTGTTCAGATACTGTTTGAACAAAATTGAT
This region of Asterias rubens chromosome 18, eAstRub1.3, whole genome shotgun sequence genomic DNA includes:
- the LOC117302433 gene encoding coatomer subunit beta'-like — encoded protein: MPLRLDIKRKLSARSDRVKCVDLHPTEPWMLASLYNGNVHIWNHDSQTLVKSFEVCDLPVRAARFVTRKNWVVAGSDDMQIRVFNYNTLERVHNFEAHSDYIRAICVHPTQPYILTSSDDMLIKLWDWDKKWSCAQIFEGHTHYVMQIIINPKDNNTFASASLDRTVKVWQLGSSTPNFTLEGHEKGVNCVDYYCGGDKPYLVSGADDRFVKIWDYQNKTCVQTLEGHAQNISCVSYHPELPIIMTGSEDGTVRVWHANTYRLETTLNYGLERVWAIANMKGSNSIALGYDEGSIIIKLGREEPAMSMDASGKIMWAKHAEIQQANLKSMGDLETKDGERLPLAIKDMGSCDVYPQTVSHNPNGRFVVVCGDGEYIIYTAMALRNKSFGSALEFVWSHDSSEYATRESNTLVKTYKNFKEKKTFKPDFGAEGIYGGHLLGVRSSSGLAFYDWDTTELIRRIEIIPRQVYWSENGELACIATDESFFILKFSTEAVAAAQETNEGITEDGIEEAFEVVGEIEEIVKTGLWVGDCFIYTNSLNRLNYYVGGEIVTISHLDRVMYLLGYIAKDNRLYLGDKELNIVSYSILLSVLEYQTAVMRRDFETADKVLPTVPKEQRTRVAHFLEKQGFKSQALAVSCDPEHRFELALQLGELKTAYDLALESEAETNWKQLAELATAKCEFKLAQECLHRAQDFGGLLLLASCSGDGEMVSKLADTANEKDKNNVGFLAYFMQGKIEECLALLCKSGRYPEAAFFARTYMPSKISEIVTSWKESLGKVNRKAAEALADPTQYENLFVGLKEAFKGEQYLKTVEKTYLASAYPDVPSTSERNVLEEMEAALESGGFTGDQEVAEEPVAEDPVEDTPAVEQETPAAPSEPEAVQEDDLDLDLDDLNIDDNVGDPGDDINLDDDFLDD